In the Oncorhynchus keta strain PuntledgeMale-10-30-2019 chromosome 14, Oket_V2, whole genome shotgun sequence genome, one interval contains:
- the LOC118394228 gene encoding homeobox protein Nkx-3.1-like yields the protein MSETVKPPTSFFIEDILSIKENTRLNFRCSSSHKAKEGCAQWNNQQCEHVSQSEELCAQDTAFEGRKDVFDSSCSSTPDAMISFTSVGKQKRSRAAFTHLQVLELEKKFNHQKYLSAPERANLANTLGLTETQVKIWFQNRRYKTKRKQQATEYCKDIFQKSEELSTEDNLVRSSLLSTFYKTYKYQPYVYDFNSTWRPILW from the exons ATGTCGGAGACAGTCAAGCCACCAACTTCGTTTTTCATCGAGGACATCCTCTCCATTAAAGAGAATACACGGCTAAACTTCAGGTGCTCTTCCTCACACAAGGCCAAGGAGGGATGCGCGCAATGGAATAACCAACAGTGCGAGCATGTATCACAGTCAGAGGAACTTTGCGCACAGGATACAGCATTTGAAGGGCGGAAAG ATGTATTTGACAGCTCTTGTTCTAGCACCCCAGATGCCATGATAAGCTTTACATCAGTCGGCAAACAGAAGCGCTCGCGCGCTGCCTTTACGCATCTGCAAGTGTTAGAACTGGAGAAGAAATTTAACCACCAGAAGTACCTGTCCGCTCCCGAAAGAGCCAATCTTGCCAACACGTTGGGACTGACCGAGACCCAAGTTAAAATCTGGTTTCAGAACAGAAGATACAAAACCAAACGGAAGCAGCAAGCTACGGAGTACTGTAAGGACATCTTTCAAAAGTCAGAAGAACTAAGTACAGAGGACAATTTAGTCAGATCGTCGCTTCTCTCCACGTTCTACAAAACATATAAATACCAACCATATGTGTATGACTTCAATAGCACATGGAGACCAATACTGTGGTGA